The genome window GAAGCTTTTGATAGGTCAGCCACTTTCATATTCATGGAGATCTCCTTCAAATGATGATCCTGATTATATTGTGTTTTCTGATAGCAATGGGGAACTTTATGAATATAGCAAGGATGTTGGCATAAGGGTACGCTCGTGAATGTCtctgtgttttttgttatgtttatAATATCTAGCATGTGCTTTTCGTGTGGAGATGGTGACACATTAAAAAAGCAAACGATTGGGAGATGGCATGGGGGGCTGCTGGTCCTTTTCCCATTGTATATACTATATAGTATAGACCAATAACATTGCTACTATTATTCTTTTTCATGTTGTAGAAACATAACCGGACAGTGGAGGAATATGTCCAGAGAGCACCTGTGGTTGAAGGATCAGTTATCACCACTGGGACAAAGACATCAACATTTTATGTTGTTGATGCTGATAGTGGGGAGTTAATTTATCATGATAATGAGCCTTTTAGTTTGCCAACTGTTGGGGTTCCCATGGCTAAAGAACAGTCAATTGCATCCAAGCTAGAGTCTGGCAATGCTACTTATATTACCATTATAAGAACAGATTATTTTCTGAATAGTTATGATATAAATAATCATTTATGGAGTGTGATGATTTCTCGTATCAGTGCTCATAATGTTGGCCCCGGACTGACAAATACCATGTATGATGAAATGGAAATATCATCGGTGTCCGGAAGAAATATTCCTGTCTACTTTACTGGAGAGACTGATCAACTACCTAAACACAAGGCTATGCTCCCTCCCTCATTTTCTGAACCAAATACTGGGATGTGGTCTGGACAAGACTATGAGCAATCTTATGAATGCGAATCAGCCAGTAACTGTTCCTTAGGAATTGTCACAACTTCCAATATGGACCATGACCAGATAGTGGAGAGACTAAACGATGAACATATTTCTTTAGGTGGATCACGAGGCTTGCCTACTTCCCCAAATGGATGTTCACTGGGAAATTGCATTTCTGCTAGGCCAAAATTTCCTACGGCATATTCTAGTTTTGTAAACTCAAGACAGAGACCTAGAGGTCCCATCAACTGGCTTTATCACGAACAAGAGTGTTCTAATACATCACAGAACTCATTGGATGATTCAAATAATTGTTCAATCGACGGACATTCTCATGTTCAGCAAGGCCGTGGCTTGTCAATGCAATCTATTTATGGTCATAGTTGGCTATTTATTCTCTCTGTGCCTATATTTGCGTTTTGCTATTTTGGGTTGAGAAAGCTGTTCAagcatgataaaaaatataatgatttGAAGGAAAAGCAATCTGTCATTCCTAAGAAGAGGAAATCTCGGAAGTCTGGAAACTTGAAAAATGCTACCATCAGTGTTAGTCAGGAGAGACATACTTTATCCGTGAAAGAGAATGCTGAAACCAATGGGCATAATCAAATTCAGGTCAATGGAAGTTATTCATTCATACCTGATGGTGATAGTGATGGGCGTTGGGTTGGAAGACTTTTTGTTACAAATATTAAAATTGGTCACGGGAGCAATGGTACAGTCGTCTTTGAAGGATATTATGGTGGTCGTCCAGTTGCTGTAAAACGGCTTCTTCGTGCACATCATGATGTTGCCTTTAAAGAGATTCAGAATCTTATTGCATCTGATCGACACCCAAATATTGTTCGGTGGTATGGAGTAGAACAAGATTTGGATTTTGTGTATATCTCACTGGAGCGTTGTATTTGCAGCCTAAGTGACCTAATATGCATATGCTCAGATTCTTCTTCACATTCAGTATCTGTGGAAAATGAAACTTCAAACTCTGTGATTGAAGACAAAGTTCAATTAGGCTTGGCAGAAGGTATCAGAAAGGATGTTAATTTGTGGAGATCAAATGGGCTTCCTTCAAGGCAACTCTTAAAGATAATGAGGTGCGGGTTTGTCCTTTCCCTTGTATGTCTCTTCACTGTAGATTTTGTGTTGCTCtgttacttctttgtctccttgtatatatatttgagtcaatatttttttataaacagcTTATAGGTCATCTTTTATCTTACTTGTTGGCATTGGGTGTTTACTGAACAGTGAAGAATTACCCATTTAGCAGCCATTGTTTCCTTAAGAATATAAGACAATGACAATTTAAGTCTCATTTGATTGAATTTAGCGATTTGGTTTTTTCTTAGAAGTAGCTTCTTGAttgcaatattattttctttcACAAAAGAAAACTTCAAAATACATCAGAACCAGCTCTGTACAACAGATGATGGCGAAGTTGGGAAGAAATTATATGTATATTCATTAGTGACACAGTTTCTCAAGCACAAGAAAACTTTGTACAACAGAGGATGACATATGTTTCTATACAAAATCAAGAGTGATATAGTTTCTTAAACAGAATAAAAACCTAAAGTTCATAGTATTGACTGGAAAACAGTGGCTGTCAAATTAGCAAAAAATTTACAGTTAATACAATAATTACAGTGAAAAGCCTCATCTAAGTAATccaatttgttgttgttgttcctgTTGTTGTTGTGTATCATAGGAACCTTTGACATGTCTACTTTAAGGCAATAGCATTTGCTTCTTTTCCTCAAGTTGCTTGTGTTGTCTATTTATTTTGGAAATTGGCTATGCTAATTTGCAAATTTTGGTAGCTATTGATCTTTTGTGATACTGTGGATCTATTGTTTTTAAAACTTTAATTGTATTTGTTTTACAGAGATGTAGTTTCTGgccttgcacatctacatgaactTGGAATCATACACCGGGATCTAAAGCCTCAAAATGTGCTAATAAGCAATGACAGATATCTTAATGCCAAACTTTCTGATATGGGTATTAGCAAACGCCTACTTGAAGACATGTCTTCATTGAGCCGTAATGCTACTGGTTAGTGCACAATGAGAACTTTATATCTCTGGTATCTGACAATTGTGCTTATTCTTTTACTATCCTTAGAAATGGACCAAGTTCAAGCATGTTTTAATTTACTATAGGATATGGTAGCTCTGGTTGGCAAGCACCTGAACAACTTCTTCATGGGCGTCAAACACGAGCTGTGGATTTGTTCAGTTTGGGTTGCATACTATTCTTTTGTATTACCAAGGGAAAACATCCATTTGGCAATCATTTTGAAAGGGATGCAAACATTATTAACAATCGCATGGACCTCTTCTTGGTGGATCATATACCAGAAGCTGAACATTTACTTTGTCAACTGTTACAGCCTGACCCAAAGATGAGGCAAGCAGACTTTCTTTCACAATTTCCATAGTTACATTGCAGTCATTCCCTCTGCTTATTTTTTCTGATTTGCTAAGTACATGCTTCTTGTGTATCATCAGGCTGAATGCAGTAGAAGTATTGTGTCACCCTCTTTTTTGGAGTTCTGAGGCACGACTTTCATTTTTACGAGATGTAAGCGATCGGGTTGAATTAGAAGACAGAGAAAATGAATCGGAGCTGCTAAAATCGTTAGAAAATAGTGCGCCAAATGCATTTGGTGGGAAATGGGATGATAAGTTAGATGTTGCATTCATTACAGACATGGGTCGGTACAGAAAATATCGTTTTGATTCCATACGTGACCTTCTACGAGTAAtaagaaataagtttaatcatTACCGGGAA of Musa acuminata AAA Group cultivar baxijiao chromosome BXJ2-3, Cavendish_Baxijiao_AAA, whole genome shotgun sequence contains these proteins:
- the LOC135608433 gene encoding serine/threonine-protein kinase/endoribonuclease IRE1-like isoform X2, with product MLPSARSVAFFAVLLLGLLVSDVLTPVVLDPSAESESWGTAAAAAASASPLPSPPTHLLSLPAPPTSEIFVEEKWTDRPLSGDLVPVEESPPFVPDPKSALLLNSAESKEGRFFLALPNGTIYFMNQSTKPQWKLLIGQPLSYSWRSPSNDDPDYIVFSDSNGELYEYSKDVGIRKHNRTVEEYVQRAPVVEGSVITTGTKTSTFYVVDADSGELIYHDNEPFSLPTVGVPMAKEQSIASKLESGNATYITIIRTDYFLNSYDINNHLWSVMISRISAHNVGPGLTNTMYDEMEISSVSGRNIPVYFTGETDQLPKHKAMLPPSFSEPNTGMWSGQDYEQSYECESASNCSLGIVTTSNMDHDQIVERLNDEHISLGGSRGLPTSPNGCSLGNCISARPKFPTAYSSFVNSRQRPRGPINWLYHEQECSNTSQNSLDDSNNCSIDGHSHVQQGRGLSMQSIYGHSWLFILSVPIFAFCYFGLRKLFKHDKKYNDLKEKQSVIPKKRKSRKSGNLKNATISVSQERHTLSVKENAETNGHNQIQVNGSYSFIPDGDSDGRWVGRLFVTNIKIGHGSNGTVVFEGYYGGRPVAVKRLLRAHHDVAFKEIQNLIASDRHPNIVRWYGVEQDLDFVYISLERCICSLSDLICICSDSSSHSVSVENETSNSVIEDKVQLGLAEGIRKDVNLWRSNGLPSRQLLKIMRDVVSGLAHLHELGIIHRDLKPQNVLISNDRYLNAKLSDMGISKRLLEDMSSLSRNATGYGSSGWQAPEQLLHGRQTRAVDLFSLGCILFFCITKGKHPFGNHFERDANIINNRMDLFLVDHIPEAEHLLCQLLQPDPKMRLNAVEVLCHPLFWSSEARLSFLRDVSDRVELEDRENESELLKSLENSAPNAFGGKWDDKLDVAFITDMGRYRKYRFDSIRDLLRVIRNKFNHYRELPKELQETLGPVPQGFDMYFASRFPKLLIEVYKVVYRFSCTARRLC
- the LOC135608433 gene encoding serine/threonine-protein kinase/endoribonuclease IRE1-like isoform X1, with the translated sequence MLPSARSVAFFAVLLLGLLVSDVLTPVVLDPSAESESWGTAAAAAASASPLPSPPTHLLSLPAPPTSEIFVEEKWTDRPLSGDLVPVEESPPFVPDPKSALLLNSAESKEGRFFLALPNGTIYFMNQSTKPQWKLLIGQPLSYSWRSPSNDDPDYIVFSDSNGELYEYSKDVGIRKHNRTVEEYVQRAPVVEGSVITTGTKTSTFYVVDADSGELIYHDNEPFSLPTVGVPMAKEQSIASKLESGNATYITIIRTDYFLNSYDINNHLWSVMISRISAHNVGPGLTNTMYDEMEISSVSGRNIPVYFTGETDQLPKHKAMLPPSFSEPNTGMWSGQDYEQSYECESASNCSLGIVTTSNMDHDQIVERLNDEHISLGGSRGLPTSPNGCSLGNCISARPKFPTAYSSFVNSRQRPRGPINWLYHEQECSNTSQNSLDDSNNCSIDGHSHVQQGRGLSMQSIYGHSWLFILSVPIFAFCYFGLRKLFKHDKKYNDLKEKQSVIPKKRKSRKSGNLKNATISVSQERHTLSVKENAETNGHNQIQVNGSYSFIPDGDSDGRWVGRLFVTNIKIGHGSNGTVVFEGYYGGRPVAVKRLLRAHHDVAFKEIQNLIASDRHPNIVRWYGVEQDLDFVYISLERCICSLSDLICICSDSSSHSVSVENETSNSVIEDKVQLGLAEGIRKDVNLWRSNGLPSRQLLKIMRDVVSGLAHLHELGIIHRDLKPQNVLISNDRYLNAKLSDMGISKRLLEDMSSLSRNATGYGSSGWQAPEQLLHGRQTRAVDLFSLGCILFFCITKGKHPFGNHFERDANIINNRMDLFLVDHIPEAEHLLCQLLQPDPKMRLNAVEVLCHPLFWSSEARLSFLRDVSDRVELEDRENESELLKSLENSAPNAFGGKWDDKLDVAFITDMGRYRKYRFDSIRDLLRVIRNKFNHYRELPKELQETLGPVPQGFDMYFASRFPKLLIEVYKVVYRFCKEEDSLSKYFQSSSLL
- the LOC135608433 gene encoding serine/threonine-protein kinase/endoribonuclease IRE1-like isoform X3, with protein sequence MNQSTKPQWKLLIGQPLSYSWRSPSNDDPDYIVFSDSNGELYEYSKDVGIRKHNRTVEEYVQRAPVVEGSVITTGTKTSTFYVVDADSGELIYHDNEPFSLPTVGVPMAKEQSIASKLESGNATYITIIRTDYFLNSYDINNHLWSVMISRISAHNVGPGLTNTMYDEMEISSVSGRNIPVYFTGETDQLPKHKAMLPPSFSEPNTGMWSGQDYEQSYECESASNCSLGIVTTSNMDHDQIVERLNDEHISLGGSRGLPTSPNGCSLGNCISARPKFPTAYSSFVNSRQRPRGPINWLYHEQECSNTSQNSLDDSNNCSIDGHSHVQQGRGLSMQSIYGHSWLFILSVPIFAFCYFGLRKLFKHDKKYNDLKEKQSVIPKKRKSRKSGNLKNATISVSQERHTLSVKENAETNGHNQIQVNGSYSFIPDGDSDGRWVGRLFVTNIKIGHGSNGTVVFEGYYGGRPVAVKRLLRAHHDVAFKEIQNLIASDRHPNIVRWYGVEQDLDFVYISLERCICSLSDLICICSDSSSHSVSVENETSNSVIEDKVQLGLAEGIRKDVNLWRSNGLPSRQLLKIMRDVVSGLAHLHELGIIHRDLKPQNVLISNDRYLNAKLSDMGISKRLLEDMSSLSRNATGYGSSGWQAPEQLLHGRQTRAVDLFSLGCILFFCITKGKHPFGNHFERDANIINNRMDLFLVDHIPEAEHLLCQLLQPDPKMRLNAVEVLCHPLFWSSEARLSFLRDVSDRVELEDRENESELLKSLENSAPNAFGGKWDDKLDVAFITDMGRYRKYRFDSIRDLLRVIRNKFNHYRELPKELQETLGPVPQGFDMYFASRFPKLLIEVYKVVYRFCKEEDSLSKYFQSSSLL